The following are encoded together in the Anoplopoma fimbria isolate UVic2021 breed Golden Eagle Sablefish chromosome 13, Afim_UVic_2022, whole genome shotgun sequence genome:
- the LOC129101401 gene encoding beta-1,3-galactosyl-O-glycosyl-glycoprotein beta-1,6-N-acetylglucosaminyltransferase 4-like, which translates to MKIRCAHYTHRLRDRCFLISLSLLAVCLLKLVHVKVTVRDGVYIEPYGIAAGLSGTHKHRNDVNCTGVYELDPVEIGKALAIRRKVIGDVDDDSTVTLTSDCQTFIRTRGYDGVPVSEAERAFPLAYSLVVHKNAPMVERILHAIYAPHNVYCIHYDQKSSPAFIKAVQNLARCAPNVFIASKLESVEYAHISRLNADLNCLSDLLRSEVKWKYVINLCGQDFPLKSNHELVSELKQLNGSNMLESSRPSQLKKQRFGFRHELKNVPYEYRRLPVKTTALKDAPPHGIEMFIGSAYFVLSQDFVDHISSSPVVKDFLAWSADTYSPDEHFWATLVRVPGVPGHIPRSEADVTDLKSKTRLVKWNYLEGKLYPACTGTHMRSVCIYGAAELRWLLNYGHWFANKFDPKVDPILIKCLEEKLMEKRKYV; encoded by the coding sequence ATGAAAATAAGATGTGCCCACTACACACATAGATTGAGAGACAGGTGCTTCCTgatttctctgtctctgctggcGGTCTGTCTGCTCAAGCTGGTCCACGTCAAGGTGACGGTGAGGGACGGCGTCTACATCGAGCCCTACGGGATCGCGGCGGGCCTCTCCGGAACCCACAAGCATAGGAACGACGTCAACTGCACCGGCGTCTACGAGCTGGACCCCGTGGAGATAGGAAAGGCCCTCGCGATCAGACGGAAGGTCATCGGCGACGTGGACGACGACAGCACGGTGACCTTGACCTCGGACTGTCAGACGTTCATCAGAACGAGGGGTTACGATGGGGTCCCGGTGTCAGAGGCGGAGCGGGCCTTCCCGTTGGCTTACTCCTTGGTGGTGCACAAGAACGCGCCCATGGTGGAGCGGATCCTTCACGCCATCTACGCGCCTCACAACGTGTACTGCATCCACTACGATCAGAAGTCTTCTCCTGCGTTCATTAAGGCCGTTCAGAACCTGGCCCGGTGTGCTCCAAATGTGTTTATCGCTTCCAAATTGGAGTCGGTGGAGTACGCACACATCAGCCGGCTCAACGCCGACCTTAACTGCCTCTCCGACctgctgaggtcagaggtcaagtggAAGTATGTAATCAACCTGTGCGGCCAGGACTTCCCTCTCAAGTCAAACCACGAGCTGGTCTCGGAGCTGAAGCAGCTGAACGGCAGCAACATGCTGGAGTCCAGCCGGCCCAGCCAGCTCAAGAAGCAGCGCTTTGGCTTCAGGCACGAGCTGAAGAACGTGCCTTACGAGTACCGTCGCCTTCCCGTCAAGACCACGGCGCTAAAAGACGCCCCCCCGCACGGCATCGAGATGTTCATCGGGAGCGCGTATTTCGTCCTGTCGCAGGATTTCGTCGATCACATCAGCAGCAGCCCGGTGGTGAAGGACTTTCTGGCGTGGTCCGCCGACACATACTCACCAGACGAACACTTCTGGGCCACCCTCGTCAGGGTCCCCGGGGTGCCCGGACACATTCCCAGGTCGGAGGCCGACGTCACCGATCTGAAGAGTAAGACGCGACTCGTCAAGTGGAACTATTTAGAGGGAAAACTCTACCCGGCCTGCACGGGTACACACATGCGGAGCGTTTGCATCTACGGAGCGGCCGAGCTCCGCTGGCTCCTCAACTACGGTCACTGGTTCGCCAACAAATTTGACCCCAAAGTAGACCCGATCCTGATTAAGTGTTTGGAGGAGAAGCTGATGGAGAAACGAAAGTACGTGTAA